CACCGATTCTCGCGCAGGACCCAGCCGCGAGGCCACCACGGTGGCCTTGACTAGTTGGCCTTTCTCATAGAAGGCATTCGAGGCGTCCGAGCCATCCGGGACGTGTCCCTTGGATGGCTTGGACGCCTCGAATGGCTCGGATGGGATCAGTTAAAGCCCCACACTCACGCCAGCTCCGTGACCGACCGGCCAATCGCCGAGGCGATGGTGCGGAGTTGCTTGACGAGCTCGGTGAACTGCTCCGGATACAGCGACTGCGCGCCGTCCGACAGCGCCTTGTCGGGCGTCGGATGCACTTCCACCAGGATGCCGTCGGCACCGGCGGCGACGGCGGCGCGGGCCATTGGCGTCACCTTGTCGCGGAGCCCGGTGCCGTGGCTCGGGTCGGCCACGATGGGAAGGTGCGAGAGCTTCTGCACCACCGGAATGGCCGTGAGGTCGAACAGATTGCGCGTTGCGCTGTCGAACGTGCGCACGCCGCGCTCACACAGGATCACATTCGGGTTGCCTTCCGCGAGGACGTACTCGGCGGAGAGCAGCAGGTCGTTGATCGTCGCCGCCATGCCGCGCTTGAGGAGCACCGGCTTGCCGAGCTTCCCCACATGACGCAGCAGCGAGTAGTTCTGCATGTTGCGCGCGCCGAGCTGGATGCAGTCCGCATACTCAGCGACCAGATCGGCGCCGCGTTCGTCCATCGCTTCGGTGACGATGGCGAGCCCCGTTTCCTGGCGGGCGAGGGCCAGCAGCTCGAGGCCGCGCTTGCCGAGGCCCTGGAAGGCGTACGGGCTCGAGCGCGGCTTGAAGGCCCCACCGCGCAAGGCGGCAGCGCCGGAGGCGCGCACCTGACGGGCGGCGGTGAGGATCTGTTCTTCGGTCTCGACCGAGCACGGGCCGGCAACGATCGGCACGTCGGTGCCGCCGAAGCGCACGCCGGGCGCGATCTCCACGATCGTCTGCTCCGTCTTCCACTCCCGTGCGGCCTGCCGATACGGCTTCTGCACGATGAGCACGCTGGCGACGCCTGGCAGCCCCTCGATGTAGGACCAGTCCACCTTGGCGTCGTCACCAAGGAGACCGATCGCCGTGCGGACTTCGCCCGGCATGGGGAGGGGCTTGAAGCCCTGCCGCACGATCTCATCGCAGACACGATCGATGTCTGGCTGAGTGGCGTTGGGCGACATCACGACCAGCATGGCACGTCCTCGGAAGACTGCTTAGAAAGCGATGGACCAGCCGTCGTGCGCGAGCACGGTGGGGCCGGCATAGTGCTCCGCGACCTCAGCCTGAATGTCCACGGCTTCGACCGGCGGATAGAAATGCGTCAGCACGAGCCGCTTCGCGCGGGCTCGGGCCGCCAGCTGCCCGACCTGCCGCGGCGTCAGATGGTCGCGGATGGCCATGGCATCAGGCAGGGAGCACTCGGCGAGCAGCAGGTCGCAGCCAGCGGCCCAGTCGCCCAACGCCTCGCTCTCCCCGGTGTCACCGGTATACACGAGGCGCGTTGATCCCTCACTGATGGAATATGCCACGCTCTCAGCCGTGTGCGGTACCGCCGTCGCCGCCATCGAGACGCCGCCGGGGAGCCGAATCACCTCGTCGGGCGCGATATCCCGCACGGTGAGCGGAAACCCGGGGGCGAGCAGCCAGGGGCCGTAGACCGCCGCCATGCGCTCCAGCAGCGCGCCCGTGCCCGGCGGGCCGTAGATCGTCACCGGCTCGCTGCGCGGCGGAAGCTGCCCCCAACGCCACCCCATCAGCAGCAATGGGAGGTCGCTGATGTGGTCGGTGTGAAAGTGCGTGAGCGCCACGTGCGTGATGCCGCCCCACGAGACGCCCAAGTGGGCCATGCGATGTACGGCGCCGCTACCGCAGTCGAGCAGCATGCGGATTTCCCCCGCCTCGACCAGATGGGCCGCCGAGACCCGCGACGGATGGGGCGCGGCCGTACCGGTGCCGATGGTGGTCAGTCGCATGAACAGGGCAGGGAGGGTCCGGGTCGCTCAGCGACCGCGGAAGACGATCTTGCGAAAGGTGGGCGCGCCGTTGTTCGCGCTGAAGCGCGCCAGATACACGCCGGGCGCCACGGTGCGGCCGTCATTCGCCGTACCGTCCCACACGTAGCGGTTGTCGCAATTGCTCGACGCACCGGGAGCGCCACGACCATAGCGCCCCGCCTCGAACTGCGACGTCCCGTCGCTCCCTGGCACGATGGTGCGCACCAGATTTCCGCGCAGGTCGCGCACGTCGAGGCTGATGCGGGCGCCGGGGCTTCCCACATCGAACCAGAAGCAGGTCGAAAACGCCGTCGGCGACGGAAACGGGTTCGGGAAGTTCTGATACAACACCGTGTTCGTCGGCAGCGGCGGATCGGTGATGACGAACGATCCCTGCGAGTACACGCGTACCGACTCACCGCCCTTGAGCGTCGCCCGCACGTTCCAGCGATAGCTCGTATTCGCCTGCAGATCGACCGTCGGGCGATACGTCGTGTCGCGCAGTCCGGACACAGAGACCTCGGCCCGTCCGTTCGACGTGATTTCGAGATCGTAGCCCCACGGGCCGACCGTGGCGGCCACGGGCGCGCTGCGCCAGACGAAGAGCGGGCGACGAATGTCGAAGCTGTTTCCCGACGGTGAATTCGGGGTGTTCAGCGCGAGCCACGTGGGCACCGAGCGCGGACCACCGGGGGCCGACTCCACCAACTGCCCGGCCGTGCCGCGCACGCGCACGCGCCACCACACCTGTGCCTCGCTGGGCAGGGGTTTGGACGTCGTGATGCTGAGGAGCGTATCGCTCGTGGTGAAGGTGCTGTCCACAGCGAGGCTCGAAAAATCCGGGGCCAGGCCCACCTGCAGGGTGACCTGCAGTGGCAGCTGCGCGACGAATCCGGTGGCGCGCACCTGCCACGTCGGGGTGGCACTCGCGAGCGTGGCGCCCGCGGGCGCGCTCACGGTCACCGATTGCGCACGCACCTCGCGTGCGCCCGCCGCCGCGGTGAGCGCGAGCACCACCGCCAGGCAGGCGGCGCGAACGCGCTCCACGCGGATCAGGACGTCGCCTCGTCGGTGCCGCCGTCGCTCGCGCCCTCGGCCACGGCTTCGGCCACCGCCTCGGCGACGGTTTCGGGATCCATCGGCTCACTCGGCGCCTCGGTGTCCGGCGTCGTGCCTTCGTCATCGACCGACGGGCCGTTGCGCAGCCGCACACTCACGATGCTCGACACGCCCGGCTCCTGCATCGTCACGCCGTACACCGCATCGGCGGCTTCCGACGTCGTGCGCGGATTGTGCGTGATGACGATGAACTGCGTCCGCGACTTGAAGTCGTTGAGCATCTTCACGAAGCGTCCGATGTTCTGGTCGTCGAGCGGCGCGTCCACTTCGTCCATGAGGCAGAACGGGCTCGGCTTGGTGAGGAAGATGCCGAAGAGCAGCGACAGGGCGACGAGCGCGCGCTCACCGCTCGAGAGCAGGTGAATGCGCTGCGTCTTCTTGCCGCGCGGCGACGCGTGAACTTCGATGTCGCAATCGAGCGGCGCATCGGGGTTCTCGAGCCGCAGATCGCACTCGCCACCGCCGAACATGCGCAGGAAGATCTGGCGGAAGTTCTCGCGCACCTGCGCAAACGTGGCGAGGAAGAGCTCGCGCGCCGTGCTGTCGATCTCGCGAATGGCCTGATGCAGCGACTGCTTGGCGTTCACGAGGTCGTTGCGCTGGCTGGTGAGGAACTCGAGGCGGCGCTGCTCTTCCTCGTGCTCTTCAATGGCCAGCGGATTCACCGGCCCAAGCTCGTCCAGCGACTCGCGCAGTGTCTTCGCTTCGGTGCGGAGCGCATCGGTCTCGAGGTCGAGCTCCTCGAAGCCGGTGAGCAGGTCTTCGAGCGACCGGCGCCATTCGGTTTCGAGACGCTCCCGAATGGCCGACCGGCGGCCGGCGAGCTCCGTATGCCGGAGCTGCGCCCCGTGCAGCTGCTCTCCCAGCGACGCGGCGCGCTTCCGCGCTTCATCGAGCACGCCTTCCACCGCATCACTCGCGGCAGTGGCCGCCTGCATGGCCCGCTCGGCTTCGGCGAGACGTGCGTCGGCATCGGCGAGGTTCTTCTGCTCCGTCTCCAACTCGGCGCGCCAGCCATCGAGCTGCTGCGCCAGCTGCTGGTC
The Gemmatimonadaceae bacterium DNA segment above includes these coding regions:
- a CDS encoding ribonuclease Z, with translation MRLTTIGTGTAAPHPSRVSAAHLVEAGEIRMLLDCGSGAVHRMAHLGVSWGGITHVALTHFHTDHISDLPLLLMGWRWGQLPPRSEPVTIYGPPGTGALLERMAAVYGPWLLAPGFPLTVRDIAPDEVIRLPGGVSMAATAVPHTAESVAYSISEGSTRLVYTGDTGESEALGDWAAGCDLLLAECSLPDAMAIRDHLTPRQVGQLAARARAKRLVLTHFYPPVEAVDIQAEVAEHYAGPTVLAHDGWSIAF
- the aroF gene encoding 3-deoxy-7-phosphoheptulonate synthase; translation: MLVVMSPNATQPDIDRVCDEIVRQGFKPLPMPGEVRTAIGLLGDDAKVDWSYIEGLPGVASVLIVQKPYRQAAREWKTEQTIVEIAPGVRFGGTDVPIVAGPCSVETEEQILTAARQVRASGAAALRGGAFKPRSSPYAFQGLGKRGLELLALARQETGLAIVTEAMDERGADLVAEYADCIQLGARNMQNYSLLRHVGKLGKPVLLKRGMAATINDLLLSAEYVLAEGNPNVILCERGVRTFDSATRNLFDLTAIPVVQKLSHLPIVADPSHGTGLRDKVTPMARAAVAAGADGILVEVHPTPDKALSDGAQSLYPEQFTELVKQLRTIASAIGRSVTELA